The genomic interval CACTGTTGGGTATTCCTTTGCCTGTGAGACCTGCTTCACTTGTTGGGAAGAGCAATGTATATGGAACTTTAACAGGGCCGGACCTGTTTTTCCATTTCTCATCACCATTCATCTGTATAATTTGATGCTCGATTTCGTTCaacttcttcccaaacctctcAAAAGCGGCAAGTGGTTCTTGGTCCTTTGTCCATTCAGATGAGTCCCTCTGTCCAAGGTAAATCTCATCTGATGGATGCCTTGACAATATCTCTATGAGGGAAATTCCTAGTAATGTCTGCAGTTGAGGAGTGATTGTTTTCAAGTATGCCTTGTCTGGATTTGTCTTGAGCTCTTCATACTCAGGAGTTCCTGGCTCTGGCATGAATCTTCGACTTAATGTTGGGCGATTTGGGAGGTAACCTGCATAAGGATATTGCCCGAAATTGACTGCTGCATGAAGTGCTGATGCTATCCAAATAATAATGGTGCAAGAATCTATTAGCTCTTGGCGCGTTTCCATTTTAGGCCACCAAGGTTCATTTTTCTTGTCACCATGTCCTTCTTCCCGAAGTTCCTTCCACCAGGCTTGGAGTTCATTGTCTTTCACAACTAATTCATCTGATTTGTAATAGAAGTTGCAATATTCTGTTACCCAACTTTTGATTGCTGACCATATTTCTAAACCATCAACGGCATATGGGTAATCCTGAATCAGTAAGCGAACGCCATGTGGGGAACTTGAGTCCTCCACTGCCACTCCTCTACAATTGAGTTATATCATAGTCATATTAGCGAAATTAGAATACCATAAAACCTCATGAACAACCATATTTTTCTTGTAAAGATAGTTCTGAAACTGTAATTTACCTCTTAACAAGATCAGCAGGAAGTGCTTGTTCAGGGAAAACCCAATTTTTGTACACTACAGCTGACATTTCCATGGCATATTTGGAAGGAAAAACTGTCATCTCAAGAATTCCACCAGCATTGATTAAGATTTGTCTTGCCAAAGCATTTATGTTCATCGTGTCACGAAAATGTGGATGTAAAAGCTTATGAATCGGGTGAAGCACACTTAGTTGCCTGTTTGTTGCAATCACAAATGGCTCAATCGCTGCATGTGTATTCAACCTGAGAAGATAACCACACATCTTAATATGATTTTACAAAGTATTGAAGTTGTTATTGTGACTCAAATCCTTAGAGAAGTCTTCTGATAGAATTTTACCAGTGACTGATTAGCTGATGAACACCCGAGTCATTCACTGCAACATAAGCTTTGGCCAATTGCCAGATCGAACCCTCAACATCTCGATCAGCGGGGGTATAGACTTTGCTAACAGCACCAAGTTCATCTCCATCTGGATGTGGCAAGCTTAGTTCAATTGCTAATGGCTTCATTGTTCCATTATCTTGCAAGAATAGCAGAGTTCTTGAGGCATAGAGTTTTGTGTTTGTCGTGTTTATTCTCCTCACATACGGCATAAGGATGTCATGGTGGTTCAGTATGTAAAGCCTGTTAGTCTTGATTGCCTGTAAATAATATTGCAAACTCTTTATTACTCACAGCTTTTGAAAGGAATCTACTCTTACTCGAAGTATTTGAACACACTAGTCTGAAAGATAAAGCTAAATGAATTACATCGTCGATTGTTAGCCCATCCAGCTTGTTCTCTATATGCTCTTTGGTTATTGTACTGTTTTGGTTCCCATATACTTCAGGATCCAACTCGCTTTTTGGAGGGAATTCCTACAGATAATAAGAAAAGACAAGTCAATGTTTATAAACATGGGAGAGAAAGATAAAGTAGAAAGAAACCAAATATACGTTTCAAACTCCTCTTTCCAAATCATATATCTAAGATATATGAGCAATGAAGCCAACTTACTTGGAGTCTGCTGATTATGACAGGATTTACTCCAGCCAACATTTCTCTTGCAAATTCTTCATCGGTCCTCCATGAACTCTTATCCTCTGAAAAAACAATTCGTGAGTCATACATAACAACGAACGAGAATAACACAAAAATGGCAATTGGTATTTGGTACGTCACAGGAAGTAACGTGAGTACCTTGAATAACTTGAGGAGTTGGGAATTTGAATTTTCCTTCACCATCAGTTcggatgatttcttttagaatCTCTAGAGGAATGCTATCAACGAGGGCTTTGAGAAAAGGTCCTTGAGGCAATTTGATTCCTCCTTCATAAAGTCTCAGTACATCCTCAAAGCTGTCAAACTCATTAGGGGTGCTATCAAAGAGAGCCTGAAACTCGGGGATAAGGAACTGGACGATGGATTTCAGAGCATACGTCAAGAAGTCCGACAACTTAATGTGTCCAAAACGCTCATCTCTTGGTACATAGATGTCTAAACTCTTAAGTAGTGGAATCCTGCTTTCACTGTTAGGATCTgctcaccaaaaaaaaaaaaaaacgatgtCACTCGAAGttgctttttcaaaataaacatgctaaatgaTTCGGACAACAACAAATGTTGCATTGTAGGAAAATGAAACATATATGTGACCTGCTTTTGTTGGCTTTCTGCCTGTTCTTCCTCTCCGAGGGTACGGGTACTCAGCAGATCCTCCCAAGATAGTCCTTGCATACTGTTTTCCCTTTTCTGGATCTCCCAAGTCATTGTAGAAAGCGTAGTCATAAACCCTGTCCCATTCCTCAAGTTTGCCAGTTCCATCTCCTCTTAAGGTCACTAACTCTTTTTCTCTGTATATGCGTAATGGTTCTGGTGTTTCCCCAGGAAGATACGCCTGCATTAGTACGTAATTAGAACACTGTTAATTAAAATTCTTCTTTCTAAACAGCTATTCTTTTTATATGCCTAAATGATTGATGCAACGGTACCTGATTAGCAAAGAAAATGCGGTCTGATTTGTATCTTTTAGAAGGATAAACCCAAGAATTGCAGACAAAATGAATCTTGCCATGATTGGGAACATCTTCAAGGGTAAGTGACTTCAGGAAAAACTCATTGAAATGCAAATTCTTGATGATGAATGCACCTGGAACTCCAATATCTTCGTCCCAATCAAATGTGACATCGAAGGCTGATTCTCCTGCTACTAATGGGGTTCGAGTACTGAGCCAGTTCTCCAAATAAGCTGGATTGCTACGTTTCCCTTGTAAACCATTTACTGCAGAGAtggatcaaatttaaaaaaaaaaaaaaaaaaaaaaaattaaagtactATACTATGAATATGGTAATTaataggggtgtacatggaccgggttggttcggatttcttaaacaccaaaccaaaccaattgcgtcgggtttttaaatttatacaccaaaccaaaccaataaaattcggatttttcaacctcgggttttctccggttattcggttttctcgggttatttgggttttttttttcggaataatcttgatacaaaacatataacttttacgtcaaatatttctttagtcctagtaagatacaactatgtaattaaggtgtttcataagaaaataacacaaaatgtgagaagagtgatgacattgtattaaaatattcaacaaaagataataaaatcggttaaaataaacaTTGTTAATTAATAagtcataaagaaaatgaccataatctaaaaatattaagtcatgctaaaataagtatggctaataagtattaattacatgacaagaaaaaaaaacttaagttctGTACTTTCACTctttaaatcaattatgcaaaactaaaagatagatatccaacattattgtcatttctatgggtaaattgaaattcttttgttagtattagtgttgaattggttttggtttggactttatatgagttactaatatccacaggatataaaacttattcacattcaaaatcctaagttcaagcttgaataatatgataatagatgaaaaactatgaaaaaaattaagaaatatttataaattacattacaaataaatatttttatgtataaaatattttaaaaattgaatacatgtaatgtcgggttggtttggttcggtttgactttttttagctaaaatcaaaccaaaccaattatggtcgggtttttttttccaacaccaaactaaatcaaaccaaaccactagtcgggtttttttctcggtttgactcggtttatcggtttggtgcggtttatcggtttactttgtacacccctagtaaTTAATATATGAGAGTATCAAGTAGCTGAGATAAGATGTTTTGTTCATTGTTAGGTGCCCTTAGTTGAGTTCCTTTTGTCCTATAGGTTCAAGAGGACAGACTTTGTTTTACCCACTGGTAGCCCATTATTAATTTCTCAGAGGAAGACAGAATCAATCCCAAGATTTGATTTGAAAGAAGAGGAGCTTTTTATTAGTTAATCACTATCCCTTCCACACCTATTAATTATGAGTAGGATTCTAAGAGCTCTACGTAGGAATGAGTTAGATTTTCTGTGTTAACAAGAAGAAATGGCGGAACCCTCTTCGGTCTAATATGGGCTGTTTCCTTTTTTTGAGGCAACTACAAGCACATTTCCAACaaatttctcttcttattttgtaagaaaataaATCCTACAATTTATGTATTAAGTGCCTTTCATTGGTCCTCGATATTATCAACGGCTTAATTACTGAAATTATTTGACTATAGTGGGGAAcgaaattataaataaatatacacCATGATTAAGTAAAACAATTCGTATACCGGCATGTTGTAAGTAAATTGACCAAGAGAACTTCAAATGATGCGTAATTGACTAGCTAGGTCAAATATGAGATATCATTCTACTGACTTGTCAATTCTTAGATAAAATCTGGGTTGAGGTTAGCAACTTCCTCACGCCTCCACCAGGAATCAAGTTACGTAAATCATCTTAATAAACAACTTAATTCCACAAGCTCCTAACAAGAAAATTCGAGAATCCAAATAGGATTTGGTCGATTacaatttcttctcctttttactattttcttaagtattATTAGAGAAACTGTTCTTTATGTAGTCTAGTTGTTTATCATTTTAACATTTGGCTGTAGATAACTTTAATTATAGACGTAAcctttttctaattaaaatcaTAGTTTTAAAAGATGTaatattactatattatataagagcaaatgtgaggacttttgtagtcctcacaataatttcccaattttttaaaaactttttaattaattacttttatgtcccaatcttatttatttaagttaatttttttgttttttgtttttaaagtctacttttcaaaagctatcgaacctggggacttttgtagtcctcacaataattttcaaatttttttaaaactttttaattaattacttttaggtcctaatcttatttatttaagtcaatttttttgtttttgtttttaaagtctacttttcaaaatctatcgaacctcctacctcatttttcacgttctttgattttctgattggtgctcgatatccgcatttgagcctaATTAATCGGATAATTCG from Lycium ferocissimum isolate CSIRO_LF1 unplaced genomic scaffold, AGI_CSIRO_Lferr_CH_V1 ctg12839, whole genome shotgun sequence carries:
- the LOC132042000 gene encoding probable linoleate 9S-lipoxygenase 5, producing MVLGKIVDAITGKNDNGKKVKGTIVLMKKNALDFNDVNASFLDGVLEFLGKRVSLQLISSVHADPVNGLQGKRSNPAYLENWLSTRTPLVAGESAFDVTFDWDEDIGVPGAFIIKNLHFNEFFLKSLTLEDVPNHGKIHFVCNSWVYPSKRYKSDRIFFANQAYLPGETPEPLRIYREKELVTLRGDGTGKLEEWDRVYDYAFYNDLGDPEKGKQYARTILGGSAEYPYPRRGRTGRKPTKADPNSESRIPLLKSLDIYVPRDERFGHIKLSDFLTYALKSIVQFLIPEFQALFDSTPNEFDSFEDVLRLYEGGIKLPQGPFLKALVDSIPLEILKEIIRTDGEGKFKFPTPQVIQEDKSSWRTDEEFAREMLAGVNPVIISRLQEFPPKSELDPEVYGNQNSTITKEHIENKLDGLTIDDAIKTNRLYILNHHDILMPYVRRINTTNTKLYASRTLLFLQDNGTMKPLAIELSLPHPDGDELGAVSKVYTPADRDVEGSIWQLAKAYVAVNDSGVHQLISHWLNTHAAIEPFVIATNRQLSVLHPIHKLLHPHFRDTMNINALARQILINAGGILEMTVFPSKYAMEMSAVVYKNWVFPEQALPADLVKRGVAVEDSSSPHGVRLLIQDYPYAVDGLEIWSAIKSWVTEYCNFYYKSDELVVKDNELQAWWKELREEGHGDKKNEPWWPKMETRQELIDSCTIIIWIASALHAAVNFGQYPYAGYLPNRPTLSRRFMPEPGTPEYEELKTNPDKAYLKTITPQLQTLLGISLIEILSRHPSDEIYLGQRDSSEWTKDQEPLAAFERFGKKLNEIEHQIIQMNGDEKWKNRSGPVKVPYTLLFPTSEAGLTGKGIPNSVSI